From Desmodus rotundus isolate HL8 chromosome 12, HLdesRot8A.1, whole genome shotgun sequence, one genomic window encodes:
- the PEG3 gene encoding paternally-expressed gene 3 protein isoform X3, whose translation MYEPEDNSSDIHSEDGMGRKGAESPPPRSAYFYRNRDRDWDQDWHHDRDRDWDRDRNRDWDRDWERDWDGDQKWDRDRNRDWNRDRDWDRAWERGRMRERDWLRERDRLWEWDRRGRSRDLEFRERWPYTRSPRRRFPQRDLSLPMMEKTTFAMERGRRRRNLMMEYESQSQDTGSYQDVLDLTEDRKLQNPIQDNMENYRKLLSLGVQLAEDDGHSHMTQGHSRSKRSGYPSTSRGLKTVPETKKSTHRRGICEDESSHGVIMEKFISSVSRNSKSGRARDSNDRSLRFPTRQDHDWKEVSFNKRESLIQERGCEGNAFGGGFNCDSDLVSKKRILERKRRYQFDTDGNGSFHDQRGGPRKRPFECSDMRKSMSMSSLSSSSFTESQLLDFGAMPYLCDECGRAFSVISEFVEHQIMHTRENLYEYGESFIHSVAVSEVRKSQARGKRFECKECGETFNKSAAPAEHQKNHSREYFTECNDEGYEEPFMPSPTFRELQKIYGKDKFYECKLCKETFLHSSALIEHQKKTHGINDKDDEHGETFKPSPTFKELQKIHAKEKMYECKVCGETFRHSSSLKEHQKIHTRANLFEKKGKVREETFIPGQSLKRWQKTYSEEKPYDFKDGGGAFRQSSGLSENHKIHSQKNLYESRGYGKSVIHSVPFTESQKSHTITRPPENEDEKAFTISSNPDDNQKFPTKENVYERKPNERSVIHSLASAEAQESHSAVGPNKPKVIAESTIKSSNVIEHQEVHAGEKASEGKKYERSVIHSLATFKLPKSFNGSESNEKGKSSTYISDLHHKQQKTPARVSPYEEGKNNSVIRSVSLTEPPKSLTGEGTSEFKKDDQSVSNSNAREHQKAHAKKKNIERRNCETSVIHSLHFGEPEPFRPREKCYECPECGESFVRSSDFTEHQKIHHRKKPSGSQNYERSVIRSLASTDPQKSYAEQPAQTSYAQQSMVISYAQQPAQAGYAEQPPQTGYTQQPVQQECKDYGQRFATIEDLGAHQKIYAQEEFHRGKLAGDSVGLDGPGQDEEDKQDEDEQDDSEDTIYGCKDCGLGFADRADLKDHQKVHNREYLTDPREYTPSVIHTHSVSEYQRDSTGEQLYECPACGESFVHSSFLFEHQKVHEQDPFYGQRRYEEPFMQPLVINPQRLHDPQKNPTGMFLQCQLCGQDFIHGSVFNEHLALHMAENSLEQGQGSGDAVSPGLSLTESQRSQAEEHYECETCGESFLTQSDLRDHMRIHEKDEPYDYGASFVHTSFLTEPPKRDSPFYECKDCGKSFIHNTVLTKHQKLHLEEEEAAAQEVEANVLVPQREVLRIQGSNVEAAEPEVEAAEPEVEVAEPNVEAAEPNGEAAEPNGEAEQPNGEAEQPNGDADEPDGVGIEDPEESVEEPEGKAEEPEGDADEPDGAGIEDPEEEGEDQEIEVEEPYYDCRECGETFTSNSAYGEHLKSHARVIIFEAGNVYGESSHYTEHASTSTSDHNRADDKYFKCDVCGQLFGDRLSLARHQNNHTG comes from the exons ATGTATGAGCCGGAAG ACAACAGCAGTGACATCCACAGTGAAGACGGCATGGGCCGGAAGGGAGCGGAATCCCCACCCCCACGCTCTGCCTATTTCTACA GGAACCGGGATAGGGATTGGGACCAGGACTGGCATCATGACCGAGATCGGGATTGGGATCGTGACCGAAACCGGGACTGGGATCGTGACTGGGAACGGGACTGGGATGGAGACCAGAAATGGGATCGTGACCGAAACCGGGACTGGAATCGAGACCGGGACTGGGACCGGGCCTGGGAGCGAGGCCGGATGCGGGAGCGAGACTGGCTGCGGGAGCGAGACCGGCTGTGGGAATGGGACCGgaggggcagaagcagggacCTGGAGTTTCGAGAGCGCTGGCCATACACCAGGAGTCCCAGAAGAA GATTTCCTCAGCGGGATCTTTCCCTTCCTATGATGGAGAAAACAACTTTTGCAATGGAAAGAGGGCGCAGACGTAGGAACCTCATGATGGAATATGAGTCGCAATCCCAG GATACAGGGTCATACCAGGACGTTTTAGATCTCACCGAGGACAGGAAGCTTCAGAACCCAATTCAGGACAACATGGAGAACTACAGGAAGCTGCTTTCGCTGG GGGTTCAGCTTGCCGAAGACGATGGCCACTCCCACATGACACAAGGCCATTCAAGGTCAAAGAGAAGTGGCTACCCAAGCACCAGCCGAG GTCTGAAAACCGTGCCTGAAACCAAAAAGTCAACCCATCGCCGGGGAATTTGTGAAGATGAATCTTCCCACGGGGTGATAATGGAAAAATTCATCAGTAGTGTTTCACGAAACTCCAAATCTGGAAGGGCAAGGGACTCTAATGATCGGTCACTGAGGTTCCCCACAAGGCAAGACCATGACTGGAAGGAAGTTTCCTTCAACAAGAGGGAGTCATTGATTCAGGAGAGGGGCTGTGAAGGGAATGCCTTTGGGGGAGGCTTTAATTGTGACTCAGACCTTGTTTCCAAAAAGAGAATTCTTGAAAGAAAAAGGCGCTATCAATTTGACACAGATGGGAATGGTTCCTTTCATGATCAGAGAGGCGGTCCAAGGAAGAGACCCTTTGAGTGTAGTGACATGAGGAAATCCATGAGCATGAGCAGCCTTAGTTCCTCCTCCTTCACTGAGTCGCAGCTGCTTGATTTTGGGGCAATGCCTTATTTGTGTGATGAGTGTGGGAGGGCTTTCAGTGTGATTTCTGAGTTTGTTGAACATCAGATTATGCATACTAGAGAGAATCTCTATGAGTATGGTGAATCCTTTATTCATAGTGTGGCGGTCAGTGAGGTTCGGAAAAGTCAGGCTCGAGGGAAGCGTTTTGAATGTAAGGAGTGTGGGGAAACCTTCAATAAGAGTGCCGCTCCTGCTGAACATCAGAAAAATCACTCTAGAGAGTATTTCACAGAATGTAATGATGAGGGATATGAGGAGCCCTTCATGCCTAGCCCCACTTTCCGTGAGCTTCAGAAAATATATGGGAAAGATAAATTCTATGAGTGTAAGTTGTGTAAGGAAACCTTCCTTCATAGTTCTGCCCTGATTGAACACCAGAAGAAAACCCACGGGATAAATGACAAAGATGATGAGCATGGGGAAACCTTTAAGCCCAGCCCAACCTTTAAGGAGCTTCAGAAAATACATGCTAAAGAGAAAATGTACGAATGTAAGGTGTGTGGGGAGACCTTCCGTCATAGCTCATCTCTGAAAGAACATCAGAAGATTCACACTAGagcaaacttatttgaaaagaaggGTAAAGTACGTGAGGAAACCTTTATTCCAGGTCAGTCCCTTAAAAGGTGGCAGAAAACTTACTCAGAGGAGAAGCCGTATGACTTTAAAGATGGTGGGGGTGCCTTTAGGCAAAGCTCAGGCCTCAGTGAGAATCACAAAATTCATTCTCAAAAGAATCTCTATGAAAGCAGAGGCTATGGGAAGTCTGTCATTCATAGTGTGCCCTTCACTGAATCTCAGAAGAGTCATACTATAACAAGACCACCTGAAAATGAAGACGAGAAGGCATTCACCATTAGCTCTAACCCTGATGACAACCAGAAATTTCCCACTAAAGAAAATGTCTATGAGAGGAAACCAAATGAGAGGTCTGTTATTCATAGCTTAGCCTCTGCTGAAGCTCAGGAAAGTCACAGTGCAGTGGGGCCCAATAAACCGAAAGTGATTGCAGAGTCTACCATTAAGAGCTCAAATGTTATTGAACATCAGGAAGTCCATGCTGGAGAGAAGGCCTCTGAAGGAAAGAAATACGAGAGGTCTGTTATCCATAGCTTAGCCACTTTCAAACTTCCCAAAAGTTTCAATGGAAGTGAAAGTAATGAGAAGGGAAAGTCCTCCACTTACATCTCAGATCTTCAtcataaacaacagaaaactcCTGCCAGAGTGAGCCCTTATGAAGAGGGTAAAAATAACTCTGTTATACGCAGTGTATCCCTTACTGAACCTCCAAAAAGTCTTACTGGAGAGGGAACCAGTGAGTTTAAGAAGGATGACCAGTCTGTTTCCAACTCAAATGCCCGTGAACATCAGAAGGCTCATgccaagaagaaaaacattgagcGTAGGAACTGCGAGACCTCAGTAATTCACTCCCTACATTTTGGTGAACCTGAACCATTTCGCCCTAGAGAGAAATGCTATGAATGTCCAGAGTGTGGAGAGTCCTTTGTTCGTAGCTCTGACTTCACTGAGCATCAGAAGATTCACCATAGAAAGAAGCCTTCTGGAAGCCAAAACTATGAACGATCTGTTATTCGCAGCTTAGCTTCCACTGACCCCCAAAAGAGTTATGCTGAACAGCCAGCGCAGACAAGTTACGCTCAACAGTCAATGGTGATTAGTTATGCTCAACAGCCTGCACAGGCAGGTTATGCTGAACAGCCACCGCAAACAGGTTACACTCAACAGCCAGTGCAACAAGAATGTAAAGATTATGGGCAACGCTTTGCTACCATTGAAGACCTTGGTGCACATCAGAAAATCTATGCCCAAGAGGAATTCCACAGGGGGAAGCTGGCTGGAGACTCTGTAGGCCTTGATGGGCCTGGGCAGGATGAGGAGGATAAGCAGGACGAGGATGAGCAGGATGATTCTGAGGACACAATCTATGGATGTAAGGACTGTGGGCTGGGCTTCGCAGATCGTGCAGACCTTAAGGACCATCAGAAGGTTCATAATAGAGAGTATCTCACTGACCCTCGTGAGTACACACCTTCTGTAATTCACACTCATTCCGTCAGTGAATATCAGAGAGATAGCACTGGAGAGCAGCTCTATGAATGCCCAGCATGTGGGGAGTCTTTTGTTCATAGCTCATTCCTTTTTGAGCATCAGAAAGTCCATGAGCAAGATCCATTTTATGGACAGAGGAGGTATGAGGAGCCTTTCATGCAACCTCTGGTCATTAACCCACAGAGGCTTCATGACCCACAGAAGAATCCTACAGGAATGTTTCTTCAGTGCCAACTGTGTGGACAAGACTTCATTCATGGCTCTGTCTTTAATGAACATCTGGCACTTCATATGGCAGAGAATTCATTGGAACAGGGCCAAGGAAGTGGAGATGCTGTCAGTCCAGGCTTATCCCTcactgagtcacagagaagtCAGGCTGAAGAGCACTATGAATGTGAAACGTGTGGAGAATCCTTCCTCACTCAGTCAGACCTGAGGGATCACATGAGAATTCATGAGAAAGATGAGCCCTATGATTATGGGGCTTCCTTTGTTCACACTTCATTTCTTACTGAGCCCCCCAAAAGAGATTCACCATTCTATGAGTGCAAGGACTGTGGAAAGTCCTTTATTCATAACACAGTTCTCACTAAACATCAGAAGCTTCATCTTgaagaggaagaagcagcagCCCAGGAAGTTGAAGCCAATGTGCTTGTTCCGCAACGAGAAGTTCTGCGTATCCAGGGGTCAAATGTGGAAGCGGCTGAGCCAGAGGTGGAGGCTGCTGAGCCGGAGGTGGAGGTCGCTGAGCCCAATGTGGAGGCTGCTGAGCCCAATGGGGAGGCTGCAGAGCCCAATGGGGAAGCCGAGCAACCCAATGGAGAGGCCGAGCAGCCTAACGGGGATGCTGATGAACCAGATGGGGTGGGGATTGAAGACCCAGAAGAGAGTGTAGAAGAGCCAGAGGGAAAGGCTGAGGAGCCAGAGGGAGATGCTGATGAGCCAGATGGTGCAGGGATTGAAGACccagaagaagaaggtgaagatcAAGAGATTGAAGTGGAAGAACCATACTATGACTgccgagaatgtggagaaacctTCACTTCCAACTCAGCCTATGGTGAGCACCTGAAGAGCCATGCCAGGGTGATCATATTTGAGGCCGGAAATGTCTATGGGGAAAGCTCACACTACACTGAACATGCCAGCACCAGCACTAGTGACCACAATAGGGCTGATGACAAGTACTTCAAATGTGATGTCTGTGGGCAGCTCTTTGGTGACCGCCTGTCTCTTGCTAGACACCAGAATAACCATACTGGCTGA
- the PEG3 gene encoding paternally-expressed gene 3 protein isoform X1 → MLPPKYLSASKPRKSWAPDLYELDSDLTKEPDAVIGEGATDSEFFHQRFRNFLYVEFVGPRKTLIKLRNLCLDWLQPETHTKEEIVELLVLEQYLTILPERIKPWVRAKRPQSCEKLVTLLEKYKEMYEPEDNSSDIHSEDGMGRKGAESPPPRSAYFYRNRDRDWDQDWHHDRDRDWDRDRNRDWDRDWERDWDGDQKWDRDRNRDWNRDRDWDRAWERGRMRERDWLRERDRLWEWDRRGRSRDLEFRERWPYTRSPRRRFPQRDLSLPMMEKTTFAMERGRRRRNLMMEYESQSQDTGSYQDVLDLTEDRKLQNPIQDNMENYRKLLSLGVQLAEDDGHSHMTQGHSRSKRSGYPSTSRGLKTVPETKKSTHRRGICEDESSHGVIMEKFISSVSRNSKSGRARDSNDRSLRFPTRQDHDWKEVSFNKRESLIQERGCEGNAFGGGFNCDSDLVSKKRILERKRRYQFDTDGNGSFHDQRGGPRKRPFECSDMRKSMSMSSLSSSSFTESQLLDFGAMPYLCDECGRAFSVISEFVEHQIMHTRENLYEYGESFIHSVAVSEVRKSQARGKRFECKECGETFNKSAAPAEHQKNHSREYFTECNDEGYEEPFMPSPTFRELQKIYGKDKFYECKLCKETFLHSSALIEHQKKTHGINDKDDEHGETFKPSPTFKELQKIHAKEKMYECKVCGETFRHSSSLKEHQKIHTRANLFEKKGKVREETFIPGQSLKRWQKTYSEEKPYDFKDGGGAFRQSSGLSENHKIHSQKNLYESRGYGKSVIHSVPFTESQKSHTITRPPENEDEKAFTISSNPDDNQKFPTKENVYERKPNERSVIHSLASAEAQESHSAVGPNKPKVIAESTIKSSNVIEHQEVHAGEKASEGKKYERSVIHSLATFKLPKSFNGSESNEKGKSSTYISDLHHKQQKTPARVSPYEEGKNNSVIRSVSLTEPPKSLTGEGTSEFKKDDQSVSNSNAREHQKAHAKKKNIERRNCETSVIHSLHFGEPEPFRPREKCYECPECGESFVRSSDFTEHQKIHHRKKPSGSQNYERSVIRSLASTDPQKSYAEQPAQTSYAQQSMVISYAQQPAQAGYAEQPPQTGYTQQPVQQECKDYGQRFATIEDLGAHQKIYAQEEFHRGKLAGDSVGLDGPGQDEEDKQDEDEQDDSEDTIYGCKDCGLGFADRADLKDHQKVHNREYLTDPREYTPSVIHTHSVSEYQRDSTGEQLYECPACGESFVHSSFLFEHQKVHEQDPFYGQRRYEEPFMQPLVINPQRLHDPQKNPTGMFLQCQLCGQDFIHGSVFNEHLALHMAENSLEQGQGSGDAVSPGLSLTESQRSQAEEHYECETCGESFLTQSDLRDHMRIHEKDEPYDYGASFVHTSFLTEPPKRDSPFYECKDCGKSFIHNTVLTKHQKLHLEEEEAAAQEVEANVLVPQREVLRIQGSNVEAAEPEVEAAEPEVEVAEPNVEAAEPNGEAAEPNGEAEQPNGEAEQPNGDADEPDGVGIEDPEESVEEPEGKAEEPEGDADEPDGAGIEDPEEEGEDQEIEVEEPYYDCRECGETFTSNSAYGEHLKSHARVIIFEAGNVYGESSHYTEHASTSTSDHNRADDKYFKCDVCGQLFGDRLSLARHQNNHTG, encoded by the exons ATGCTGCCTCCAAAGTACTTGTCTGCCAGCAAGCCCAGGAAGTCTTGGGCCCCAGATCTGTATGAGCTAGACAGTGACTTGACTAAGGAGCCGGATGCCGTCATAGGAGAAGGTGCAActgactctgaattctttcatCAGAGGTTTCGGAACTTCCTCTACGTGGAATTTGTTGGGCCTCGGAAGACTCTGATCAAACTCCGAAACCTCTGCCTTGATTGGTTGCAGCCAGAGACTCACACCAAAGAGGAGATTGTGGAGCTCTTGGTCCTTGAGCAGTACCTGACCATCCTCCCAGAAAGGATCAAGCCTTGGGTGCGAGCAAAACGGCCCCAGAGCTGTGAAAAGCTTGTGACCCTGCTGGAGAAATATAAGGAGATGTATGAGCCGGAAG ACAACAGCAGTGACATCCACAGTGAAGACGGCATGGGCCGGAAGGGAGCGGAATCCCCACCCCCACGCTCTGCCTATTTCTACA GGAACCGGGATAGGGATTGGGACCAGGACTGGCATCATGACCGAGATCGGGATTGGGATCGTGACCGAAACCGGGACTGGGATCGTGACTGGGAACGGGACTGGGATGGAGACCAGAAATGGGATCGTGACCGAAACCGGGACTGGAATCGAGACCGGGACTGGGACCGGGCCTGGGAGCGAGGCCGGATGCGGGAGCGAGACTGGCTGCGGGAGCGAGACCGGCTGTGGGAATGGGACCGgaggggcagaagcagggacCTGGAGTTTCGAGAGCGCTGGCCATACACCAGGAGTCCCAGAAGAA GATTTCCTCAGCGGGATCTTTCCCTTCCTATGATGGAGAAAACAACTTTTGCAATGGAAAGAGGGCGCAGACGTAGGAACCTCATGATGGAATATGAGTCGCAATCCCAG GATACAGGGTCATACCAGGACGTTTTAGATCTCACCGAGGACAGGAAGCTTCAGAACCCAATTCAGGACAACATGGAGAACTACAGGAAGCTGCTTTCGCTGG GGGTTCAGCTTGCCGAAGACGATGGCCACTCCCACATGACACAAGGCCATTCAAGGTCAAAGAGAAGTGGCTACCCAAGCACCAGCCGAG GTCTGAAAACCGTGCCTGAAACCAAAAAGTCAACCCATCGCCGGGGAATTTGTGAAGATGAATCTTCCCACGGGGTGATAATGGAAAAATTCATCAGTAGTGTTTCACGAAACTCCAAATCTGGAAGGGCAAGGGACTCTAATGATCGGTCACTGAGGTTCCCCACAAGGCAAGACCATGACTGGAAGGAAGTTTCCTTCAACAAGAGGGAGTCATTGATTCAGGAGAGGGGCTGTGAAGGGAATGCCTTTGGGGGAGGCTTTAATTGTGACTCAGACCTTGTTTCCAAAAAGAGAATTCTTGAAAGAAAAAGGCGCTATCAATTTGACACAGATGGGAATGGTTCCTTTCATGATCAGAGAGGCGGTCCAAGGAAGAGACCCTTTGAGTGTAGTGACATGAGGAAATCCATGAGCATGAGCAGCCTTAGTTCCTCCTCCTTCACTGAGTCGCAGCTGCTTGATTTTGGGGCAATGCCTTATTTGTGTGATGAGTGTGGGAGGGCTTTCAGTGTGATTTCTGAGTTTGTTGAACATCAGATTATGCATACTAGAGAGAATCTCTATGAGTATGGTGAATCCTTTATTCATAGTGTGGCGGTCAGTGAGGTTCGGAAAAGTCAGGCTCGAGGGAAGCGTTTTGAATGTAAGGAGTGTGGGGAAACCTTCAATAAGAGTGCCGCTCCTGCTGAACATCAGAAAAATCACTCTAGAGAGTATTTCACAGAATGTAATGATGAGGGATATGAGGAGCCCTTCATGCCTAGCCCCACTTTCCGTGAGCTTCAGAAAATATATGGGAAAGATAAATTCTATGAGTGTAAGTTGTGTAAGGAAACCTTCCTTCATAGTTCTGCCCTGATTGAACACCAGAAGAAAACCCACGGGATAAATGACAAAGATGATGAGCATGGGGAAACCTTTAAGCCCAGCCCAACCTTTAAGGAGCTTCAGAAAATACATGCTAAAGAGAAAATGTACGAATGTAAGGTGTGTGGGGAGACCTTCCGTCATAGCTCATCTCTGAAAGAACATCAGAAGATTCACACTAGagcaaacttatttgaaaagaaggGTAAAGTACGTGAGGAAACCTTTATTCCAGGTCAGTCCCTTAAAAGGTGGCAGAAAACTTACTCAGAGGAGAAGCCGTATGACTTTAAAGATGGTGGGGGTGCCTTTAGGCAAAGCTCAGGCCTCAGTGAGAATCACAAAATTCATTCTCAAAAGAATCTCTATGAAAGCAGAGGCTATGGGAAGTCTGTCATTCATAGTGTGCCCTTCACTGAATCTCAGAAGAGTCATACTATAACAAGACCACCTGAAAATGAAGACGAGAAGGCATTCACCATTAGCTCTAACCCTGATGACAACCAGAAATTTCCCACTAAAGAAAATGTCTATGAGAGGAAACCAAATGAGAGGTCTGTTATTCATAGCTTAGCCTCTGCTGAAGCTCAGGAAAGTCACAGTGCAGTGGGGCCCAATAAACCGAAAGTGATTGCAGAGTCTACCATTAAGAGCTCAAATGTTATTGAACATCAGGAAGTCCATGCTGGAGAGAAGGCCTCTGAAGGAAAGAAATACGAGAGGTCTGTTATCCATAGCTTAGCCACTTTCAAACTTCCCAAAAGTTTCAATGGAAGTGAAAGTAATGAGAAGGGAAAGTCCTCCACTTACATCTCAGATCTTCAtcataaacaacagaaaactcCTGCCAGAGTGAGCCCTTATGAAGAGGGTAAAAATAACTCTGTTATACGCAGTGTATCCCTTACTGAACCTCCAAAAAGTCTTACTGGAGAGGGAACCAGTGAGTTTAAGAAGGATGACCAGTCTGTTTCCAACTCAAATGCCCGTGAACATCAGAAGGCTCATgccaagaagaaaaacattgagcGTAGGAACTGCGAGACCTCAGTAATTCACTCCCTACATTTTGGTGAACCTGAACCATTTCGCCCTAGAGAGAAATGCTATGAATGTCCAGAGTGTGGAGAGTCCTTTGTTCGTAGCTCTGACTTCACTGAGCATCAGAAGATTCACCATAGAAAGAAGCCTTCTGGAAGCCAAAACTATGAACGATCTGTTATTCGCAGCTTAGCTTCCACTGACCCCCAAAAGAGTTATGCTGAACAGCCAGCGCAGACAAGTTACGCTCAACAGTCAATGGTGATTAGTTATGCTCAACAGCCTGCACAGGCAGGTTATGCTGAACAGCCACCGCAAACAGGTTACACTCAACAGCCAGTGCAACAAGAATGTAAAGATTATGGGCAACGCTTTGCTACCATTGAAGACCTTGGTGCACATCAGAAAATCTATGCCCAAGAGGAATTCCACAGGGGGAAGCTGGCTGGAGACTCTGTAGGCCTTGATGGGCCTGGGCAGGATGAGGAGGATAAGCAGGACGAGGATGAGCAGGATGATTCTGAGGACACAATCTATGGATGTAAGGACTGTGGGCTGGGCTTCGCAGATCGTGCAGACCTTAAGGACCATCAGAAGGTTCATAATAGAGAGTATCTCACTGACCCTCGTGAGTACACACCTTCTGTAATTCACACTCATTCCGTCAGTGAATATCAGAGAGATAGCACTGGAGAGCAGCTCTATGAATGCCCAGCATGTGGGGAGTCTTTTGTTCATAGCTCATTCCTTTTTGAGCATCAGAAAGTCCATGAGCAAGATCCATTTTATGGACAGAGGAGGTATGAGGAGCCTTTCATGCAACCTCTGGTCATTAACCCACAGAGGCTTCATGACCCACAGAAGAATCCTACAGGAATGTTTCTTCAGTGCCAACTGTGTGGACAAGACTTCATTCATGGCTCTGTCTTTAATGAACATCTGGCACTTCATATGGCAGAGAATTCATTGGAACAGGGCCAAGGAAGTGGAGATGCTGTCAGTCCAGGCTTATCCCTcactgagtcacagagaagtCAGGCTGAAGAGCACTATGAATGTGAAACGTGTGGAGAATCCTTCCTCACTCAGTCAGACCTGAGGGATCACATGAGAATTCATGAGAAAGATGAGCCCTATGATTATGGGGCTTCCTTTGTTCACACTTCATTTCTTACTGAGCCCCCCAAAAGAGATTCACCATTCTATGAGTGCAAGGACTGTGGAAAGTCCTTTATTCATAACACAGTTCTCACTAAACATCAGAAGCTTCATCTTgaagaggaagaagcagcagCCCAGGAAGTTGAAGCCAATGTGCTTGTTCCGCAACGAGAAGTTCTGCGTATCCAGGGGTCAAATGTGGAAGCGGCTGAGCCAGAGGTGGAGGCTGCTGAGCCGGAGGTGGAGGTCGCTGAGCCCAATGTGGAGGCTGCTGAGCCCAATGGGGAGGCTGCAGAGCCCAATGGGGAAGCCGAGCAACCCAATGGAGAGGCCGAGCAGCCTAACGGGGATGCTGATGAACCAGATGGGGTGGGGATTGAAGACCCAGAAGAGAGTGTAGAAGAGCCAGAGGGAAAGGCTGAGGAGCCAGAGGGAGATGCTGATGAGCCAGATGGTGCAGGGATTGAAGACccagaagaagaaggtgaagatcAAGAGATTGAAGTGGAAGAACCATACTATGACTgccgagaatgtggagaaacctTCACTTCCAACTCAGCCTATGGTGAGCACCTGAAGAGCCATGCCAGGGTGATCATATTTGAGGCCGGAAATGTCTATGGGGAAAGCTCACACTACACTGAACATGCCAGCACCAGCACTAGTGACCACAATAGGGCTGATGACAAGTACTTCAAATGTGATGTCTGTGGGCAGCTCTTTGGTGACCGCCTGTCTCTTGCTAGACACCAGAATAACCATACTGGCTGA